Proteins found in one Pseudorasbora parva isolate DD20220531a chromosome 11, ASM2467924v1, whole genome shotgun sequence genomic segment:
- the elf1 gene encoding ETS-related transcription factor Elf-1 isoform X2, whose amino-acid sequence MTTAVQSSELVFEFASNGMDEINQLDDPSVFPAVIVEQVPAADLMQVYSGLEADEVTNGIMVDAIQDVVEENIMGDVGLSVETPVSGGEDNMETIEAAEALLNMESPNNILDEKRMIHTYGTMLESDLSYISLRPEQLSNGCMDGPLDEETSSMDEIPQRNLSKPVRKSKVRKPRPVRPCSPITNPTLPLKKKSKEGKGNTIYLWEFLLALLQDKNTCPKYIKWTQREKGIFKLVDSKAVSKLWGKHKNKPDMNYETMGRALRYYYQRGILAKVEGQRLVYQFKEMPSDLVIIDEDDGQGDDASSGYGGHRSAPHGRAVGRGSSRAQGKNAPLKSVKREMSPGLNSKQAEQLLQTVHVLQPNQGAAVPAPTHSIRTINMPGSVPMVLTSGAQGGGSVTLQTLPLSSVLTNGDSSTHTAHTTHTSPPRVILHTVPSSSPGGKDVLTIQTASLTTDSIQHQQLLMSTLGSSGGGVTTTQQAGSLNGITRLVTLNANGQPVVAQQPGTVIATVLKPSELQGLQVKEEILDPHYLQSLVNSNPSLASFCKEEIEDGVAELSYRTVIINNAGQELGQTLNGHSDVGLQLASSPSEGLTPVEELEVRGEVALHPEPEDKELLEGSQGLQELPVTIQIPASHFIQVKSEPAET is encoded by the exons ATGACCACTGCAGTCCAGTCCAGCGAGCTTGTCTTTGAGTTCGCCAGCAATGGAATGGATGAAATCAATCAG CTGGACGACCCTTCAGTGTTCCCTGCGGTGATTGTGGAGCAGGTGCCCGCTGCCGACCTCATGCAGGTGTACTCTGGACTGGAGGCAGATGAGGTTACTAATGGGATCATGGTGGATGCCATTCAGGATGTGGTGGAAGAGAACATCATGGGAGATGTGGGGCTGTCTG TAGAGACCCCTGTCTCTGGCGGAGAGGACAATATGGAGACCATCGAGGCAGCTGAGGCCCTGCTAAACATGGAATCTCCCAATAACATCCTGGATGAGAAACGCATGA TTCACACATATGGAACTATGCTGGAATCAGACCTGAGCTACATTTCCTTGCGTCCAGAGCAGCTCTCAAACGGCTGCATGGATGGTCCACTGGATGAGGAGACGTCTTCCATGGATGAGATCCCACAGAGGAACCTTTCAAAACCTGTCAGGAAAAGCAAAG TGCGCAAACCAAGACCAGTGCGGCCCTGCTCTCCCATCACCAATCCAACTCTCCCACTTAAGAAGAAGAGCAAAGAGGGCAAAG GTAACACTATCTACCTGTGGGAGTTCCTCCTGGCCTTGCTGCAAGACAAAAACACCTGTCCCAAATACATCAAATGGACACAGAGAGAGAAGGGCATTTTTAAGCTGGTGGACTCCAAGGCTGTTTCCAAGTTGTGGGGcaaacacaaaaacaagccTGATATGAACTATGAAACCATGGGCAGAGCACTCAG GTACTATTACCAGAGGGGTATACTGGCCAAGGTTGAAGGACAGAGGCTTGTTTACCAGTTTAAGGAGATGCCCTCAGATCTGGTTATTATAGATGAGGATGATGGCCAAGGGGACGATGCCAGTTCTGGCTATGGAGGGCATAGGTCTGCTCCTCACGGACGGGCAGTGGGCCGAGGTTCCTCGCGTGCGCAGGGAAAGAACGCGCCGTTGAAGTCAGTAAAGAGAGAGATGAGTCCCGGTCTGAACAGCAAACAAGCAGAACAGCTGCTGCAGACGGTCCATGTTCTTCAGCCAAATCAAGGAGCTGCTGTCCCAGCACCTACACACTccataag GACTATAAATATGCCAGGGTCAGTTCCCATGGTCCTCACATCAGGAGCTCAAGGAGGAGGTTCAGTCACCCTGCAGACCCTGCCGCTGTCCTCTGTTCTGACCAATGGAGATTCCTCCACTCATACCGCTCATACCACTCATACCTCACCGCCTCGGGTCATCCTACACACTGTGCCTTCCTCCAGCCCCGGGGGTAAAGATGTGCTCACCATTCAGACGGCCTCTCTGACGACAGACAGCATCCAGCACCAGCAGCTCCTCATGTCCACTCTGGGCTCATCTGGTGGAGGGGTCACCACAACACAGCAAGCCGGATCTCTTAACGGCATCACCCGCTTGGTCACCCTCAATGCCAACGGGCAGCCTGTAGTGGCCCAGCAGCCCGGAACGGTCATTGCCACTGTCCTGAAGCCCAGTGAACTTCAAGGCCTGCAGGTGAAGGAGGAAATCCTAGACCCACATTACCTCCAATCTCTGGTCAACAGCAACCCAAGCCTGGCCTCATTCTGCAAAGAGGAGATCGAGGATGGAGTGGCAGAGCTGAGCTACAGAACTGTGATCATCAACAATGCAGGACAGGAGCTGGGCCAGACCCTAAACGGACACTCAGACGTGGGCTTGCAGCTGGCCAGCAGCCCCAGTGAGGGCCTCACCCCTGTGGAGGAGCTGGAAGTGAGAGGAGAAGTGGCTCTGCATCCAGAGCCTGAGGACAAAGAGCTGTTGGAGGGCTCTCAAGGTCTGCAGGAACTGCCGGTCACCATACAGATACCTGCCTCCCACTTCATCCAGGTAAAATCGGAGCCGGCTGAGACCTAA
- the elf1 gene encoding ETS-related transcription factor Elf-1 isoform X1, translating to MTTAVQSSELVFEFASNGMDEINQFVVGLSQRLGPQAGDTLNRWPLDDPSVFPAVIVEQVPAADLMQVYSGLEADEVTNGIMVDAIQDVVEENIMGDVGLSVETPVSGGEDNMETIEAAEALLNMESPNNILDEKRMIHTYGTMLESDLSYISLRPEQLSNGCMDGPLDEETSSMDEIPQRNLSKPVRKSKVRKPRPVRPCSPITNPTLPLKKKSKEGKGNTIYLWEFLLALLQDKNTCPKYIKWTQREKGIFKLVDSKAVSKLWGKHKNKPDMNYETMGRALRYYYQRGILAKVEGQRLVYQFKEMPSDLVIIDEDDGQGDDASSGYGGHRSAPHGRAVGRGSSRAQGKNAPLKSVKREMSPGLNSKQAEQLLQTVHVLQPNQGAAVPAPTHSIRTINMPGSVPMVLTSGAQGGGSVTLQTLPLSSVLTNGDSSTHTAHTTHTSPPRVILHTVPSSSPGGKDVLTIQTASLTTDSIQHQQLLMSTLGSSGGGVTTTQQAGSLNGITRLVTLNANGQPVVAQQPGTVIATVLKPSELQGLQVKEEILDPHYLQSLVNSNPSLASFCKEEIEDGVAELSYRTVIINNAGQELGQTLNGHSDVGLQLASSPSEGLTPVEELEVRGEVALHPEPEDKELLEGSQGLQELPVTIQIPASHFIQVKSEPAET from the exons ATGACCACTGCAGTCCAGTCCAGCGAGCTTGTCTTTGAGTTCGCCAGCAATGGAATGGATGAAATCAATCAG TTTGTTGTAGGGTTATCCCAGCGTCTTGGGCCCCAGGCTGGGGACACCCTGAACAGATGGCCA CTGGACGACCCTTCAGTGTTCCCTGCGGTGATTGTGGAGCAGGTGCCCGCTGCCGACCTCATGCAGGTGTACTCTGGACTGGAGGCAGATGAGGTTACTAATGGGATCATGGTGGATGCCATTCAGGATGTGGTGGAAGAGAACATCATGGGAGATGTGGGGCTGTCTG TAGAGACCCCTGTCTCTGGCGGAGAGGACAATATGGAGACCATCGAGGCAGCTGAGGCCCTGCTAAACATGGAATCTCCCAATAACATCCTGGATGAGAAACGCATGA TTCACACATATGGAACTATGCTGGAATCAGACCTGAGCTACATTTCCTTGCGTCCAGAGCAGCTCTCAAACGGCTGCATGGATGGTCCACTGGATGAGGAGACGTCTTCCATGGATGAGATCCCACAGAGGAACCTTTCAAAACCTGTCAGGAAAAGCAAAG TGCGCAAACCAAGACCAGTGCGGCCCTGCTCTCCCATCACCAATCCAACTCTCCCACTTAAGAAGAAGAGCAAAGAGGGCAAAG GTAACACTATCTACCTGTGGGAGTTCCTCCTGGCCTTGCTGCAAGACAAAAACACCTGTCCCAAATACATCAAATGGACACAGAGAGAGAAGGGCATTTTTAAGCTGGTGGACTCCAAGGCTGTTTCCAAGTTGTGGGGcaaacacaaaaacaagccTGATATGAACTATGAAACCATGGGCAGAGCACTCAG GTACTATTACCAGAGGGGTATACTGGCCAAGGTTGAAGGACAGAGGCTTGTTTACCAGTTTAAGGAGATGCCCTCAGATCTGGTTATTATAGATGAGGATGATGGCCAAGGGGACGATGCCAGTTCTGGCTATGGAGGGCATAGGTCTGCTCCTCACGGACGGGCAGTGGGCCGAGGTTCCTCGCGTGCGCAGGGAAAGAACGCGCCGTTGAAGTCAGTAAAGAGAGAGATGAGTCCCGGTCTGAACAGCAAACAAGCAGAACAGCTGCTGCAGACGGTCCATGTTCTTCAGCCAAATCAAGGAGCTGCTGTCCCAGCACCTACACACTccataag GACTATAAATATGCCAGGGTCAGTTCCCATGGTCCTCACATCAGGAGCTCAAGGAGGAGGTTCAGTCACCCTGCAGACCCTGCCGCTGTCCTCTGTTCTGACCAATGGAGATTCCTCCACTCATACCGCTCATACCACTCATACCTCACCGCCTCGGGTCATCCTACACACTGTGCCTTCCTCCAGCCCCGGGGGTAAAGATGTGCTCACCATTCAGACGGCCTCTCTGACGACAGACAGCATCCAGCACCAGCAGCTCCTCATGTCCACTCTGGGCTCATCTGGTGGAGGGGTCACCACAACACAGCAAGCCGGATCTCTTAACGGCATCACCCGCTTGGTCACCCTCAATGCCAACGGGCAGCCTGTAGTGGCCCAGCAGCCCGGAACGGTCATTGCCACTGTCCTGAAGCCCAGTGAACTTCAAGGCCTGCAGGTGAAGGAGGAAATCCTAGACCCACATTACCTCCAATCTCTGGTCAACAGCAACCCAAGCCTGGCCTCATTCTGCAAAGAGGAGATCGAGGATGGAGTGGCAGAGCTGAGCTACAGAACTGTGATCATCAACAATGCAGGACAGGAGCTGGGCCAGACCCTAAACGGACACTCAGACGTGGGCTTGCAGCTGGCCAGCAGCCCCAGTGAGGGCCTCACCCCTGTGGAGGAGCTGGAAGTGAGAGGAGAAGTGGCTCTGCATCCAGAGCCTGAGGACAAAGAGCTGTTGGAGGGCTCTCAAGGTCTGCAGGAACTGCCGGTCACCATACAGATACCTGCCTCCCACTTCATCCAGGTAAAATCGGAGCCGGCTGAGACCTAA